One window of the Oscillatoria salina IIICB1 genome contains the following:
- a CDS encoding ChaB family protein → MKTPIPNSLLGAIKGQVKIYYRSRGREKMPTEGKLNMAEDYRAERTVSAVFKEEKQIDNVVRRLLDRNIPQDHISVMGKNFTSKTRISGFISKKDVILGGLRTGGLFGSLFGSVLALLTGVGALWIPFVGWVVAGGPIGAVLLGAAGGAIAGGAGAGLASALATLGMSKDKAAVYQTRLEAGEFLVMAEVPAGKSGEITMLMESAGGEEVYTSEMTLPRPCPGTCNSPEDLSPEVRSHLSSEAQQTFIERYNQVFQQSQDSMEAEQAAWETIYQQYAEDENGIWSKQKVTA, encoded by the coding sequence GTGAAAACCCCAATTCCTAATTCCCTCTTAGGGGCGATTAAAGGTCAGGTTAAGATTTATTACCGTTCTAGAGGCAGAGAAAAAATGCCTACGGAGGGTAAATTAAATATGGCTGAAGATTATCGCGCAGAAAGAACAGTATCTGCGGTATTTAAAGAAGAAAAACAGATAGATAATGTTGTTCGTCGCTTGCTAGATCGCAACATTCCCCAAGACCACATTTCCGTAATGGGGAAAAACTTTACTTCAAAAACGCGGATTTCCGGTTTTATCTCCAAGAAAGACGTAATTTTAGGCGGATTGCGAACGGGAGGGCTGTTTGGTTCCTTATTCGGTTCCGTACTGGCATTATTAACAGGAGTAGGAGCCTTGTGGATTCCCTTTGTGGGTTGGGTTGTTGCAGGAGGTCCAATTGGTGCAGTATTATTAGGGGCGGCTGGTGGCGCGATCGCTGGTGGTGCTGGGGCTGGTTTAGCTTCTGCTTTAGCAACTTTGGGAATGTCTAAGGACAAGGCAGCAGTTTATCAAACCCGTCTCGAAGCTGGAGAATTTCTCGTCATGGCAGAAGTTCCGGCTGGTAAATCAGGGGAAATTACTATGCTGATGGAAAGTGCTGGTGGGGAAGAAGTGTATACCAGTGAAATGACTTTACCACGTCCTTGTCCGGGAACTTGTAACTCTCCAGAAGACTTATCGCCCGAAGTGCGATCGCATCTCTCTTCCGAAGCACAACAAACCTTTATTGAACGCTATAACCAAGTTTTCCAGCAATCTCAAGACTCAATGGAAGCCGAACAAGCTGCATGGGAAACAATTTACCAGCAGTATGCAGAAGATGAAAATGGCATTTGGTCGAAGCAAAAAGTCACTGCTTAA